The Aspergillus luchuensis IFO 4308 DNA, chromosome 7, nearly complete sequence genome has a segment encoding these proteins:
- a CDS encoding uncharacterized protein (COG:S;~EggNog:ENOG410Q22F) has product MNFFDWITTSLSKAPTLEPQSHIWDPETVTMQQPTAPEPPSTKTSTAAAESSDVSMRGGGEAGEVCCGVCCGLMCFECCCGGEE; this is encoded by the exons ATGAATTTCTTCGATTGGATTACCACATCTCTCAGCAAAGCGCCTACTCTGGAACCACAAAGCCATATTTGGGATCCAGAGACTGTGACCATGCAACAACCAACTGCTCCTGAACCTCCCAGCACAAAGACTTCG ACAGCGGCCGCGGAATCGTCAGATGTGAGCATgcgaggaggtggtgaagctgGAGAAGTTTGTTGTGGAGT atgCTGCGGACTCATGTGTTTTGAGTGTTGCTGCGGGGGCGAAGAATAA
- a CDS encoding uncharacterized protein (COG:M;~EggNog:ENOG410PJJV;~InterPro:IPR002110,IPR036770,IPR020683;~PFAM:PF12796;~go_function: GO:0005515 - protein binding [Evidence IEA]): MESFLGYAYLPGDKEAFEAAIEKFHCTLGDRFKRDSETYSHTKDEFGMTPLHYAARLLPTEYWKGRETWNSLLKGLELDDLNEQDEDGRTPLSHAAETGKAWAVDELIKAGADPYRCDKNGRSVLSWAAQFGHKELIELLSWEFKFSEDKDNQGWTPCHYFLQCFLQSDSHSTSDYDLRILPLIWDRSHSREVTGLSLWVKHRPGQNSQWGIRTWTQIPSKYMKASMLSEHDAFGLTLLARAVRLERYLIVKILLTIEGINIGVADRDGKTPLWRAIEARNRDIAELLWNDDDTTLRLLARNAHTRSESLEWLITNGYPLLRQHGPNKRTAFHIMLDIPNISVMEHHLQQIITHVSDLPTDTVEAPTYKRSKYLEEILEKADRRGLTPLALAKEKRLIPIVKLFIRWRAKVDCFKHKADWFNLLPDSKDIASFCNLEEAYRNVSFELVQKKNEILVFDFYQAEDVTPQGRLVKRRDMLQHLW, encoded by the exons ATGGAAAGTTTCTTGGGGTACGCGTACCTACCAGGAGATAAGGAGGCCTTTGAAGCAGCCATAG AAAAATTCCACTGCACTCTGGGCGATCGCTTTAAGCGAGATAGCGAGACCTATTCACACACAAAAGATGAGTTTGGTATGACACCGCTCCATTATGCAGCGCGGTTATTACCAACGGAATATTGGAAGGGACGTGAGACATGGAACTCGCTACTGAAGGGCCTCGAACTGGATGATCTGAACGAGCAAGATGAAGACGGTCGTACCCCACTGTCTCATGCAGCAGAGACTGGGAAGGCGTGGGCTGTGGACGAATTGATCAAAGCTGGAGCGGACCCCTACCGATGTGACAAAAATGGACGATCGGTCTTATCCTGGGCAGCACAATTCGGCCACAAAGAATTGATCGAGCTACTCAGTTGGGAATTCAAGTTCTCTGAAGACAAGGATAACCAAGGCTGGACACCTTGCCATTACTTTCTCCAATGTTTTTTACAAAGCGATTCTCACTCAACTAGCGATTATGATCTCCGCATTCTTCCACTGATTTGGGACAGAAGCCATTCCCGGGAGGTAACGGGCCTTTCACTGTGGGTAAAACACCGTCCTGGGCAGAACTCACAATGGGGTATCCGGACGTGGACACAAATTCCATCCAAGTATATGAAGGCATCCATGTTGTCTGAGCATGATGCCTTTGGCCTCACCCTGCTAGCGCGTGCTGTACGACTCGAAAGGTACTTAATCGTCAAGATACTTCTTACCATCGAGGGCATCAATATAGGCGTGGCGGACCGAGACGGAAAAACGCCGCTTTGGCGGGCCATAGAGGCTAGAAACCGCGATATTGCCGAACTATTGTGgaacgatgatgatactactCTGAGGCTACTTGCGAGGAATGCCCACACTCGATCTGAATCTCTAGAATGGCTCATTACCAACGGCTATCCATTGCTTAGACAACACGGCCCAAACAAGAGGACGGCTTTCCATATAATGCTTGACATCCCTAACATCAGCGTTATGGAGCATCACCTCCAACAAATCATCACCCATGTATCCGATTTACCTACGGACACTGTTGAAGCTCCAACATATAAGAGGTCAAAATATCTAGAGGAAATTCTAGAGAAAGCCGACAGACGTGGCTTAACCCCTTTAGCTTTggcaaaagagaaaagactGATACCGATAGTGAAGCTTTTCATTCGATGGCGTGCCAAAGTGGATTGCTTCAAACACAAAGCGGACTGGTTTAATCTATTACCGGACAGTAAGGATATAGCATCTTTCTGCAATTTAGAGGAAGCGTACCGGAATGTGTCATTCGAGCTGGTACAAAAGAAGAACGAGATCCTTGTCTTCGACTTCTACCAAGCAGAGGATGTAACTCCACAAGGACGTCTTGTCAAGCGACGTGATATGCTTCAGCATCTTTGGTAA
- a CDS encoding putative tannase (COG:S;~EggNog:ENOG410PIA3;~InterPro:IPR011118,IPR029058;~PFAM:PF07519;~SECRETED:SignalP(1-19)) has product MRKSTRAVVAALAAATAQASSLSDLCTVSNVQSALPSNGTLLGINLIPSAVTANTVTDASSGMGSSGSYDYCNVTVTYTHTGKGDKVVVKYALPAPSDFKNRFYVAGGGGFSLSSDATGGLEYGAASGATDAGYDAFSYSYDEVVLYGNGSINWDATYMFSYQALGEMTKIAKPLTRGFYGLSSDKKIYTYYEGCSDGGREGMSQVQRWGDEYDGVIAGAPAFRFAQQQVHHVFPATIEHTMDYYPPPCELDKIVNATIEACDPLDGRTDGVVSRTDLCMLNFNLTSIIGESYYCAEQNYTSLGFGFSKRAEGSTTSYQPAQNGSVTAEGVALAQAIYDGLHDSNGKRAYLSWQIAAELSDGDTEYDSTTDSWTLSIPSTGGEYVTKFVQLLNIDNLENLDNVTYDTLVDWMNIGMIRYIDSLQTTVIDLTTFKESGGKMIHYHGESDPSIPTASSVHYWQAVRQAMYPNTTYTQSLQDMSDWYQLYLVPGAAHCGTNSLQPGPYPEDNMEIMIDWVENGNKPSRLNATVSSGTYAGETQMLCQWPSRPLWNSNSSFSCVHDSKSLATWDYTFDAFKMPVF; this is encoded by the coding sequence ATGCGCAAGTCCACTCGCGCAGTTGTCGCTGCTCTGGCAGCAGCCACTGCTCAGGCTAGTTCCCTGTCCGATCTCTGCACTGTTTCCAATGTTCAGTCCGCCCTTCCTTCTAACGGCACCCTCCTGGGAATCAACTTGATCCCCTCCGCCGTCACTGCCAACACGGTCACCGATGCCAGCTCTGGCATGGGTAGCTCCGGCTCCTACGACTACTGCAATGTCACTGTTACCTACACTCACACCGGGAAGGGTGACAAGGTTGTCGTGAAGTACGCCCTGCCCGCTCCTTCCGACTTCAAGAACCGTTTCTACgttgccggtggtggtggtttctcCCTGTCCAGCGATGCTACTGGCGGTCTCGAGTACGGTGCTGCCTCCGGCGCCACCGACGCCGGCTACGACGCCTTCTCCTACAGCTATGATGAAGTCGTCCTCTACGGCAACGGCTCGATCAACTGGGATGCTACTTACATGTTCTCCTACCAGGCTCTTGGTGAAATGACCAAGATCGCCAAACCCCTGACCCGTGGTTTCTACGGTCTCTCCAGCGACAAGAAGATCTACACCTACTACGAGGGCTGTTCCGATGGTGGTCGTGAGGGTATGAGTCAGGTCCAGCGCTGGGGAGATGAATATGACGGTGTCATTGCGGGTGCCCCTGCCTTCCGCTTTGCTCAGCAGCAGGTTCACCACGTCTTCCCTGCCACTATTGAACACACCATGGACTACTACCCTCCCCCTTGCGAACTTGACAAGATCGTCAACGCTACCATCGAAGCCTGTGACCCTCTCGACGGCCGTACCGATGGCGTTGTCTCCCGTACTGACCTTTGCATGCTGAACTTCAacctcacctccatcatTGGCGAGTCCTACTACTGCGCTGAGCAGAACTACACCTCCCTGGGCTTTGGCTTCAGCAAGCGTGCTGAGGGCAGCACTACTAGCTACCAGCCCGCCCAGAACGGCAGCGTTACCGCTGAGGGCGTTGCTCTCGCCCAGGCCATCTACGACGGTCTTCACGACTCTAACGGCAAGCGTGCCTACCTCTCGTGGCAGATCGCCGCTGAGCTGTCCGATGGTGACACCGAGTACGACTCCACCACTGACTCCTGGACTCTGAGCATCCCCTCTACCGGTGGCGAGTACGTGACAAAGTTCGTGCAGCTCCTCAACATCGATAACCTGGAGAACCTCGACAACGTCACCTACGACACCCTGGTCGACTGGATGAACATCGGTATGATTCGCTACATTGACAGTCTCCAGACCACCGTCATCGACCTCACCACCTTCAAGGAATCCGGTGGTAAGATGATCCACTACCACGGTGAATCCGACCCCAGTATCCCCACCGCCTCGTCTGTCCACTACTGGCAGGCTGTCCGTCAGGCCATgtaccccaacaccacctaCACCCAGTCCCTGCAGGATATGTCCGACTGGTACCAGCTCTACCTCGTCCCCGGCGCTGCTCACTGCGGCACCAACTCCCTCCAGCCTGGTCCTTACCCCGAGGACAACATGGAGATCATGATCGACTGGGTTGAGAACGGCAACAAGCCTTCCCGCCTCAACGCCACCGTCTCCTCCGGTACCTATGCTGGTGAGACCCAGATGCTTTGCCAGTGGCCTTCTCGTCCCCTCTGGAACAGCAACTCCAGCTTCTCTTGTGTTCACGATTCCAAGTCCCTTGCTACTTGGGACTACACTTTTGATGCTTTCAAGATGCCCGTTTTCTAA
- a CDS encoding uncharacterized protein (COG:M;~EggNog:ENOG410Q1PV;~InterPro:IPR002523;~TransMembrane:2 (i12-35o47-65i);~go_component: GO:0016020 - membrane [Evidence IEA];~go_function: GO:0046873 - metal ion transmembrane transporter activity [Evidence IEA];~go_process: GO:0030001 - metal ion transport [Evidence IEA];~go_process: GO:0055085 - transmembrane transport [Evidence IEA]) yields the protein MEFARLSVEETVFMRRISLITFIFLPLMFASSLFGMNVNALQSNPDWRWYIVFGAASLLLTYALWKVSDQNIRISQIWSELRARGPMKNKTKDYEG from the exons ATG GAATTTGCTAGGCTTTCCGTTGAAGAAACGGTTTTCATGAGACGTATCAGTCTAATTACT TTTATCTTCCTACCACTGATGTTTGCATCG AGTCTCTTTGGCATGAACGTCAACGCGCTGCAAAGCAACCCTGACTGGCGCTGGTATATCGTGTTCGGCGCCGCATCCCTTCTTTTGACCTATGCCTTGTGGAAGGTTTCAGATCAG AACATCCGAATATCCCAGATATGGTCTGAATTACGGGCGAGAGGGCCCATGAAGAACAAGACGAAGGATTATGAAGGCTAA